The Pyrenophora tritici-repentis strain M4 chromosome 9, whole genome shotgun sequence sequence ACCAAGACTGGTATGAGGACTGGAAACACGAAGAAGCGCAGTCCATTAAGTTCCACGGCCTGTACGAGGAGTTCTTCAGGAAGCACCAGGAAGAGCGCGCCCGCGCAGACCGCTATCACCAGCAGCGCGCAGAACGCGACGCCGACTACGAAGATGTGGTCGCCCAGAACTGCGCACTTGAAGAACAACTTGTCCAAGCTACTGAGAATACCCGCAAGCTAGAGACCTCTCTAACTCAGCAACAGCGTGAGTACAATGACGTTGTTGCGCGCCTTCAGCGATATGATCATAACTTCCGCCCGTACACcttgcagcgtcgcgagGACCGCGGTCGTAACAGTCATCTATCTACTCAGCGCAACCGACGACACGAGTCACCTGAGCGCCGTACAGATCGCCGCACTGCATCACCTAACCCGTATCCTAGCCGACAAGCCACTCCTGTTGTTACTCGGCCTGCGCCTCGCCCTCGCGGCGACTCTCACTCAAGATCGCGCTCCCGCTCCCGCCGAGATCGCGCGAATCCGTTGAACCAAGATCCTCACCGATATATCCCTCCTCCATACAACGGCCAGCAATCAGTACAACAGGCAGCGTCCACAGTTGGAGGTCTAAGCCTTTCCTTTAAGCTCCCCGACATTGAAGTCTGGAAAGGCAACGATGATACCAAGAACTACGACAAGTGGCGTCGGTCAGCCATCCAGAAGTGCGAATCTCTGCCTGAAGACAAGCAATTGGCCTACTTGGAGATGAAGGTGGACGGCGCAGCATGGCAATATATTGACGATCTCAAGTTCGAACACTACTTGGACCTTCTTGAAGGACTGGACCCATACTACGCGCGCTCTACCTACGAGAAGGTCTCAGAAGCACAGTCGCAACTCGCTGATGGCTCTCTCAAGATGGGATCGTCTGAATCCTTTGCAGATTGGCGTGGGCGCTTTATGAGCGTGTGTCGCCTAGTGAAGCTTCCAGACAGCGCCATGATTGGCCACGCTCGCGCTTTCCTGCGACCTGgcctcgccgccgccgcctcaCACGCCTTTGACGATGAGCAAGAGAATGCTCTTGTCAAGTTCCTTGACGCCGCCCGCAAGTCTGATCTAACACAGAAACAGATTAATCAAGGCAAGACCGCTGCTGACAAACCTCGCACCAAGCCGCGCACGCGCTCCCCAAATGATCGTAATCCTGCACGAAAGGCTCGCTCTGGCCGAGGACAACATCGCGAAGCTACTACGACGCGCACAGAGTGGCAGAAGGACGCAATGGCTAAGGCTAAGGTCTGCTTCCGTTGTGGCGAGACTGGTCACCAGGCGCGCGATAAGAAGGGTTGCGCAATCTTAGACTGGGACCAAATCAAGCCTAAGCTTAGTAGTATGCATCTCTATGCTATGGGAGCGGACTTCGAcgccgaagacgacgacTCTAATGCTTCCACTGAAGAGGAGCCTGAGTTGGACGACATGGGCGAGCCAGTTTCGGAAAACTAGACGCTCCTGATAACAGTCGCATTCAGGAGCTAGACTGGCGCAAGGACATACAACAGAACCGCGAGACGCGAGAAAACCATAACCGTCTCAAGGTCGCTGCCGCCAGGATACTATCTCCAGAAGTCGGAGATCAGGACAACTCACAAGACGTCCAAGACCACTACATCTCTGCGATCGCCGTTAAGGGCCATCTTCGATCTACTAAACAACTACGTTACGACTCCTACACCCTCACTTCTTCTAAGGAATGGAAAAAGACAACTACTCTTATCGACACAGGCGCTAGCGCTTCCTTTGTGAACAGGCGATGGGCTAAAGCCATGGGCCTGCCCATAATGTCTACCTCTTCACCTATCCAGCTTTCTCTCGCGGATGGGAAGGTTGTTGATACATTGAATGAAGCCGTGGAAATCCAAGTCAAACACGGCAGCCACTTATCACCAGTCGTGTGCTTCGTCGCTGACGTAGGAGACTTTGATCTTATCCTTGGTATGACTTGGCTGGAAGACCACGACCCCGGTCTCACCTTCTCACCGCGGAGCATGAAGTTCTCTTCTTCACATTGTACTTCATGTTGTCTCGACCACGGTCTCCCTGAGACAGTATACGGCGACGGCAAGACTCCATCACTTTCAGAATCTCGGCAAACCACGCCCGTGGGCGAGATCTGCATTATCACCGCCAAGGCCGCCTACCTCATGGCTGCGCACAACCCAGACGAAGCCATCTGGGTCGAACCACAAGACTGGGAGAAGCTTGCTGACCCTCCAGACGACAATAACGATTGCGATTTAGACTCCTTCAAACGCAACATCGCCCGCCTCGCCGCCGTCACACAAGAGGACTACGACCACTATATGAACAAGATGGAGAGTCCACATATGACGGAAGCGGAGATCCGCAAACTGGTGCCAGACTGGTTGTACAGCAAGATGCCAGACTTGTTCAGTCCTATACAAGCAGGGAAGTTGGCACCTCATCGCGAAGGCGTTGACCATGAGATTGACACCGACGGACGCATTCACAAGCCTAAGATCTATGGGCTCACACGAACGGAGACCAGGGCCATCAAGGCCTACATCGACGACATGCTCGGACGCGGATTCATCCGACCGTCCACATCTCCGTACGCGTCACCTGTCTTAGTTGTCAAGAAACCAGGTGGCGGACTTCGCATCTGCGTTGACTACCGTCAGCTCAACgccatcaccaagaagaacCGCAACGCTCCACCCTCCATCAAGGAAACGCTGGCCCGCATGGCCAAGGTACGATGGATGACGATTGTCGACGTTGTGGCTGCATTCAACACTGTTCGGATCAAAGAAGGCGATGAAGAAAAGACAGCCTTTCTCACTCGGTATGGGCTATACGAATACGTTGTCATGCCCTTCGGCCTCTGCAATGCGCCTGGCACTTTCCAGACCTTTATCAATGAGACACTCCGCGAGTACCTTGACGATATCTGTACAGCTTACCTCGACGACGTCCTTATATACACCTgcgacgatgacgagtcAGTTCATGAAGCCGACGTCATCAAGGTCCTCTCTAAGATACGCGACGCTGGCCTCCATCTTGATCCCACGAAGTGCAAATTCAAGGTCAAGAAAGTGAAGTACCTAGGCCTCATCCTCACTACAGAGGGCATCGAAATGGATCCAAAAAAGGTCTCCACTATACTAGACTGGCAAATACCGCGCTCAGTCAAAGACGTCCAGTCTTTCCTTGGTTTCGCCAACTTCTACCGTCGCTTCATCAAAGGCTTCTCCTACATCGCAAAAGCCTTGACAGAACTCACGCGCAAGGATGGCGAAGGCAAGGACCAGAGACATCAGTTCCCgctcatcgctgatagcaAAGCTATACAAGCTTTCCATCGACTTAAGGACGCCTTTAAGACTGCAGGAGTCCTTGCACACTTCGATCCTGACCTAGAGACTTGGTTGGAAACCGATGCCTCAGATTTCGTTACTGCAGCTATCCTCTCTCAGAAGGACGCGACAGGAGTCCTCCGCCCAGTTGCTTTCCTATCGCACAAGATGAACCCTGCGGAATGCAATTATGAGATATACGACAAGGAACTCCTAGCTATTGTCAACGCCTTTGAGCAATGGCGCTTTGAGCTGTCTGGTACTGATGATCCTATTATGGTGTTGTCTGACCATCAAGCCCTTCAGACCTTTATGACCACAAAGCGCCTCAACAGACGCCAAGCCCGTTGGGCGGAATTCATGGCAGAGTTCAACTTCATTATCAAGTACAGGCCAGGCAAGCAGGGCACGAAGCCAGACGCTTTGACAAGGCGTCCTGGCGACCTACCCGAGTCACCCGACGACATCCGCCGTCGGCATCAACTCCAGGTAGTCATCAAGCCTGACCAAGTCGATCCTGAAGCGCGCGTCTGCACCATCAACATCGCCAAGGATGGAGGTTCTCGCCATGCAGTCTACCTCGCAAATCTCATCACACAGCGCACCCTTCCTGACTCTATCCCCGCAGTCGCGCAAATGCTGTATCAACTTAGCGAGGAAGACAACATCTCTGAACGGTACGCCGTCCTCGCCGCACTGCCTGGCATCGAGCCTGAGGGGGAGAAAACGGCGTCTCCCATGACCTCACGAGCAAAAGATCGCTCTGTGCAGCCGATAACGTTACAATCTCGCCTATTACAACGCCAATCGCCGCAACTAGTGCGCCCGCGATACCAAACGAGACGCCCGCCGCAATTAATGTGCCCGCGCCACCGAACAACGAGCTGACTATTGATGCTCTGCTTGACAATATCAAGGCAGCATACAAGGATGATAAGGTGTTGCAGGCGATCGTCAAAGCCAAGAAGGACGGCCTACGACGCCTGCCGTTCAAACTCATACATGGAGAAGAGCACCTCAGGCTGGAACTTGGCGATTGCGAGATCACCGACGAACTACTCTATGTGCGCAACAAGGTCTACGTCCCCGCCGGCGCCGTTCGCACCCAAGTTATTGAACAAGCCCACAAGAGCGTCTGCGGTGGCCACAGCGGCAAACATGAGTTATACTCCAAGCTGTCGCGATGGTATTACTGGCCTAGGATGACCACGGACGTCGCGCAATATGTACGCGCGTGTCTGACTTGCAAGAGGAGCAAAGCATACCGAGAAGGCAAGCATGGGCTGCTGCATCCGCTACCAATCCCCAGCAAATACTGGTCCAGCATCTCTATAGACTTCATCACTCACCTGCCGCCCTGCAGGCATAACGGTCAAACGTTCACTGACATCCTCGTGGTAGTCGACCGActcaccaagaagaagaagttcatCCCAATGGCTAGTATGACCACCGACGCCCTTGTGGTAGCCTTTATCGAATACATCTGGCGAGAAGAGGGCTTTCCTGAGGAGATTATCTCAGACCGTGGAGCGCAGTTTGTCTCTTACTTTTGGAAGCGACTATGCCAGCGTCTGGGTGTACGCCCGAAGTTCTCGACCGCTCACCATCCCCAGACTGACGGACAAACCGAGAACGCGAACTCCTACCTCAAGCAATACCTACGCGCCTATGTCAACTACGAGCAGGATAACTGGGCGCTTTTTCTGCCAATAGCTGAATTCGAAGCCAACtccagcaccagcagcacaACTGGCAAGTCGCCTTTCTTCGCGACTAAAGGATACAACCCACGGAGTGGCATTGAACCCCCTGCGCCAGCGCCAGGCGCTGCGACCTTGACTGCGCCTGCGCAACAAGAACGTCTCAACGCTGACGCTTTCGCGGATCGCATGAAAACGCTGCAGGACGAGCTGCGAGCTTCAATGCAATGGGCGCAAGCAAAACAAGCAGAATACGCCAATGAAGGAAGGCTACCCGCACCAGCTTTCAAAGTCGGCGACCAAGTGATGCTGGACACTCGCAACCTACGGACGAAAAGACCCTCCGCGTCATTAGACCTAAAGAACCGCGGTCCCTTTACTATCGTTCGcgccatcaacaacaccgcATACGAGCTAGATCTTCCCGCTAACATGAAGCGCATCCACAATGTCTTCCACCCATGGCTCTTACACTTGGTTGACGACAACCCACTTACTGGACAAACACAAGATCCTGAGGTCCCTGCGGAGTTCGACCCAGAAGTGGAAGACGACACTGAATACACTGTCGAAGCAATCGAAGACTGCCGCATTAATAAGAAGCTTAAGGATCCTGCCGCCCGCGGTCGCAAGGGCAAGACTACCCAAGGCCTGCTCCAATACTTGGTACGATGGGCAAACTATCCCGACGGCCCCGACAATCCTTCATGGGAACCATACATGAACCTCGCGGACTCCGCTGACACTGTGACGCGCTATCACCTTGATCACCCAAACAAGCCGCCTATGCACAGGAAGTTTAAGTCTCTCACAGGCAAACAAGATATGCTGGTTATGCGACTTCACGCTCTTAGTCGTGTCTAGCCAGTGGTGACAACAGCAGACAAGACCAACAATAAGACTGGGATAATATAGTTGTGCTTGCTATAATCGAGGGCGTCGATAAGTTGTGCTAGAAATAGGACTTATAGACGCTGTGCTCGTGGCAAGGACTAGACTGTCAAAGTTACTATTGTTAAGACAAGATGCTAAGGTCACCACGCCACGATGATGATCCATAATTACTGTGCACAGACAACGGGAATAGAATGTAGTAATGGAATGGACACTGCAAGCGACACGCTTGGTATGCAGCAGTTTTGCGATATAGGTATCTCCTTTGTATACAATTTTAGgcaaaaaaaaaaaaaaaaaaaaaaaggCAGTTCGAGCGTTGGAACTTGCTCTCTTTTTTGGGGGGGTAGtgtcatggatcaaacccgcgacctctagtaagcgaggtggcccgtgcgccttaagcgaaggccacagccgaacaccaaagttcgacccgcgcaggtcttcgaacctGCACGCAATATCTCACTTAGTACTTAATACAGATACGGTCATCTCAACTATTGACGTCCCTCACAGTCTAGGCTTAGCAAGATCCTTAAAGACTACATTGTGGCGCAGCTGCCTGATGTGCTTACACAGATTAAAAGCGGAATTCAAGAATGTACAGAGAGACTGGAAAAACTCGGCGCATCGCAAGCTACGGCgtaagagcagcgacagTATCTCTTACAAATTAGTCAATCCTTTAGTACCCTTGTCAGGGCTGCCATCGATAGGCAATACTCAGACTCTTTCTTCGGCGACGCCTCGACCTTAGAAGGCTACCAAAAGCGTTT is a genomic window containing:
- a CDS encoding PRP38-assoc domain containing protein translates to MFRTINAISDNVSTGGRHPRRSSDMQPPPQPSVTDFPIGRKKRKDKAPATPAAKTPAASDLRILHPTPNKLLAKAPLLSMSLFVDPNQAVEAPSATPHFQLQKETAKSPQCCRLQSLRNKNVLSAKITHSEFTFITIVQNETEDEFELYLGRESPLEEFQVPVCTDDDLLELATSNTAFLRSLAIELMKFAAACAPILDANIDAITKEAHEAAVNRLRLRITKAEAKLSWYEKEVSKLTETIETTNAELEHTNRERNELKLEVERFYRPSSSKTAGCTNPTHQDWYEDWKHEEAQSIKFHGLYEEFFRKHQEERARADRYHQQRAERDADYEDVVAQNCALEEQLVQATENTRKLETSLTQQQREYNDVVARLQRYDHNFRPYTLQRREDRGRNSHLSTQRNRRHESPERRTDRRTASPNPYPSRQATPVVTRPAPRPRGDSHSRSRSRSRRDRANPLNQDPHRYIPPPYNGQQSVQQAASTVGGLSLSFKLPDIEVWKGNDDTKNYDKWRRSAIQKCESLPEDKQLAYLEMKVDGAAWQYIDDLKFEHYLDLLEGLDPYYARSTYEKVSEAQSQLADGSLKMGSSESFADWRGRFMSVCRLVKLPDSAMIGHARAFLRPGLAAAASHAFDDEQENALVKFLDAARKSDLTQKQINQGKTAADKPRTKPRTRSPNDRNPARKARSGRGQHREATTTRTEWQKDAMAKAKVCFRCGETGHQARDKKGCAILDWDQIKPKLSSMHLYAMGADFDAEDDDSNASTEEEPDRIQELDWRKDIQQNRETRENHNRLKVAAARILSPEVGDQDNSQDVQDHYISAIAVKGHLRSTKQLRYDSYTLTSSKEWKKTTTLIDTGASASFVNRRWAKAMGLPIMSTSSPIQLSLADGKVVDTLNEAVEIQVKHGSHLSPVVCFVADVGDFDLILGMTWLEDHDPGLTFSPRSMKFSSSHCTSCCLDHGLPETVYGDGKTPSLSESRQTTPVGEICIITAKAAYLMAAHNPDEAIWVEPQDWEKLADPPDDNNDCDLDSFKRNIARLAAVTQEDYDHYMNKMESPHMTEAEIRKLVPDWLYSKMPDLFSPIQAGKLAPHREGVDHEIDTDGRIHKPKIYGLTRTETRAIKAYIDDMLGRGFIRPSTSPYASPVLVVKKPGGGLRICVDYRQLNAITKKNRNAPPSIKETLARMAKVRWMTIVDVVAAFNTVRIKEGDEEKTAFLTRYGLYEYVVMPFGLCNAPGTFQTFINETLREYLDDICTAYLDDVLIYTCDDDESVHEADVIKVLSKIRDAGLHLDPTKCKFKVKKVKYLGLILTTEGIEMDPKKVSTILDWQIPRSVKDVQSFLGFANFYRRFIKGFSYIAKALTELTRKDGEGKDQRHQFPLIADSKAIQAFHRLKDAFKTAGVLAHFDPDLETWLETDASDFVTAAILSQKDATGVLRPVAFLSHKMNPAECNYEIYDKELLAIVNAFEQWRFELSGTDDPIMVLSDHQALQTFMTTKRLNRRQARWAEFMAEFNFIIKYRPGKQGTKPDALTRRPGDLPESPDDIRRRHQLQVVIKPDQVDPEARVCTINIAKDGGSRHAVYLANLITQRTLPDSIPAVAQMLYQLSEEDNISERSLCAADNVTISPITTPIAATSAPAIPNETPAAINVPAPPNNELTIDALLDNIKAAYKDDKVLQAIVKAKKDGLRRLPFKLIHGEEHLRLELGDCEITDELLYVRNKVYVPAGAVRTQVIEQAHKSVCGGHSGKHELYSKLSRWYYWPRMTTDVAQYVRACLTCKRSKAYREGKHGLLHPLPIPSKYWSSISIDFITHLPPCRHNGQTFTDILVVVDRLTKKKKFIPMASMTTDALVVAFIEYIWREEGFPEEIISDRGAQFVSYFWKRLCQRLGVRPKFSTAHHPQTDGQTENANSYLKQYLRAYHQQHNWQVAFLRD
- a CDS encoding Chromo domain containing protein — its product is MKTLQDELRASMQWAQAKQAEYANEGRLPAPAFKVGDQVMLDTRNLRTKRPSASLDLKNRGPFTIVRAINNTAYELDLPANMKRIHNVFHPWLLHLVDDNPLTGQTQDPEVPAEFDPEVEDDTEYTVEAIEDCRINKKLKDPAARGRKGKTTQGLLQYLVRWANYPDGPDNPSWEPYMNLADSADTVTRYHLDHPNKPPMHRKFKSLTGKQDMLVMRLHALSRV